ATAGTCTAAGATCATTAACTATTTTTACTAgggccgtttctgtgctgtgatttgatctaaaacctgattggaatttttttGGAGAATACAGTTTTCAATCTTTATTTCAGACACCAAATAGGTACATACTATTAAGACAGTGTAGACATACatataataaatacatataatAAATAGGTACAATGcatacaaaaagaaaaaaaagatagtATTTGAAAACGGTAACGTTGAAGAAGGTATTAAGTTGATTACAGACAACTTGTTCAGGTACTTTGCTCAGGAAAGGTGATAAAAGCCTGTACTCAGGAtagtatggtcaagatttgacttaaGTAGAGGTTTCACGACAGCGGTTTTAAGACCAGTAGCAATACCGGTATACTATCAAACTTATCAAACTAATCACTATCAAACTTATTACCTGTGTTACTAATGGACATTCTGATAGAAgttactttgtttttgaagaagccTGCAAATTCTTTGCATCTTTGCAGCTGAATACATTCCCAACATCGAATAATGGCTGATGGTGTGAATGTCTATGTAGCCTCCACAGATCTCCTTACCCTTCGTAATGAGTGGTTTTCTCCAGTCAGAGAACCATTGCCAGTGTGTTTGGAAAACATCACTGAATCCTCAGtcagtttctgttttttttttcttcctggtGGTGAATTTGTAAGGGGGAGGAGTTGtgggtttacttttttatattattttttaggGGGGTGGCTGGGTATTGACACACTACCAGGATGCAGACAGGAAATGAGCCCAAATGTCACACGGAGGTCAGTGTTAAACAAATGATAGAGCGTGTACACCGACATGCATActagtgctttttttttttacaaggaTACTGTAAGCCGCTCAGAAAATAATTGCATGGTAAATACACCATACGATATGACTGAGCTTGgaatacatacattcataccaTAAAAAGAGCctctttgaaatgaaaaaatcTCAACAGGAAATTAGCAAAGAAAGCTCCAATGGGTCATCTATTCATGCAGCAAACATTCAACCCGCTGGCAACATTTTGAAGTCTTCTCAAAAAGCATGTatctcacaaacacagaaacacattgtTGTAATATGACAGGCCTATGCCTCATGCAAAACATGtttaagaagaaaaaaatacaaTTACAAATAcaaaggcagccgtggcctactggttgtgcgcttcagacttgtaaccggagggttgccggttcgaaccctgaccagtaggcacggctgaagtgcccttgagcaaggcaccttaacccctcactgctccccgagcgcaggcagctcattgcgccgggattagtgtgtgcttcacctcactgtgtgtttactgtgtgctgagtgtgtttcactaattcacagatttccctcaaaagagtatatattatCATACTTATATAATACTATATTATAAGTAttataagtatatttttttttatcaaatacAATATACACTTCTCTATAACACATTGGATGGAGGTAAGGTAGACATGCAATGCAGATGTTCCTTTGAccatgtgtgtgagacagatgtGTTAATGGTGCTATCATACATGTTTAAAAACGGATATCTTCATGCCACTTTACAATGTCCCTGGATATTATTAACCAGCTCAATATTGCTTTACCTATATTTTGTGACGGGGGAGCTCTTTGTATCTATTTACTTTAGTGCTGGTTTAATACTTCtcattcaatattgatcatgCTTGTGTCTTCCTGGACATTTCAGGTGCAGCTATAGGAGGACGTCATCTGTGTGTCTTTCATTATGTATCCGTGAATAAATGAACACCAGGGATTTGTTTACCATACAAATATCCAAAAGACTGATCAAATTAATCTCGTGGGAGACATTTAAAATTTCTGTGTCATCCTCTGACTAGGATTCTAGTTCCACTAGAGTACACATAGGCTATGCAGTTTGGTAACATTCATTGCACCAATACAATAGTGAATGCACATATTTttaattaacaaaaaaaaaaaaaacacctttcagGACAACTTCCTTTGGATCATGCTAGTCAGTGACAGCATTGTCATCTGTGTTCTCTCTCAAAGTTAATTTCCCCTTTATGACATCCTGTTTTGTAATGTGTGGTCTCCATTGAGAAATATGGTGAAAGTGAGATACAATGGGAAGTGCTGATTTAAAAATACTAACAGTGGCACAGGATGTATTACGAAAGGAGCGATAAAAGAGAAATTACAAATTGCAAACAAATATCTTCATGGCTCAAGACAACTAGAAGACCACCCCTTGAAAGAATAGTCTTTCCACCCAAAAGGATTTAGAGATTAAAGTCACCTTCTAAAATAATGTttatttaataataaaatatgctACTAACACGTCTTTTGAAATATATTATTGTATGAGGTTCGAACATGACCAAgtagttttatttattaatttatttatggtTGAAAAGCTGCAGCCAAAGCTTATAGTACCCTCTATTGGTGGAAAAACAGAACAAACTTCTGTATATTCTCTTTTAGTCTGTGGGAATGAACATGATCTCCTGGGCATGTTGACCAGATTCATTTTTTCTCAAAAGACAAatctcataaaaaaaaaaacagatttgctTTCACACATTAGTCATCAAAATCTATTTTTAGAAAAATGGGatcaaaagtacaaaaaaacacagagaaccACATTCTTCCACACACTGAAGCAAACTGATAGTGAATGTTTGTGCAGTATAATTGGCAAGGTGAGTGAATGGATGGGCCTCTTCTTCAGCCATTTCCTTACAGACTTTTAAAGCAGAAGACTGGTAGTATCTTTTGAGCTAGATCTGGGTAATCACTCTCCCATTGCTTTGGTGCATCTATCTAAATCAGGCCCTTGATTGatatacactaccagtcaaaagtttggacacaaatACTCATTTATACAAATTGCAGGGGGGTACCTTGCAATACAACCTCAATCAACAGCAAAAGCAGATCTGGATCAGACGTACGCCAAATCCATTTTATATCTGCTGTCTGGTTCTGTTGCTGGCTGCCATTCAAGCAAGAACAACTTTTGACAAACACAAGCTATGGCAGAAAAGATCCATGGTATTTCAGGGCCTCCAGAGTTAGATCATCTGTGCCATGCTTGAGGGTTTGAGTTTGTGGGATGTACTTTCATGGCAATAAAAAACTATGCAAAAAAGGTCTCAAGTCCCGACTTGTCTGACTGCATTTAACTCAATATCTGGTCCATCCTTTTGTCCCTTGGGGCATTTGACCTTTGAGTCCTTAAAAATCTTCACTATGAGCCTGTCAAAGAACCACTCTATGTCCTGGGTGTCGTCCGGCCACTGAAGGTATTCTCGATTCTTTACGAATGCTCTGATTGGCTCGTACTTCATTAGTCGGAAATGGGGTATGCTACCAACGATGACCATGACTAAGACGTCTTTCAGTTCCTCAAGCATCCTCCTCTGGGCCAGCATGAAGGCCTCTAGGCACCAGCCGTCCTTCAGGAACTCTTTGGACACCACACATAGCGTCTTCCGACTGCCCCATATGGCACTCCTGATGTTGGTCAGGTGATCCTCGCCGGGGATAAAGTCCCGCGCCTCAAAGCAACAGCGCAGCTGATTGTGCTCGGCAAACTGCGAGTCCAATCTCTGCAGCAAAGCCGACTCCACCCAGACAAAATCGTTCTCTGCGAAGCACAGATAGACGTCGTACTGGAGGTTGTCGAGTTGCGGCGGAACCTGGGGCTTGCCCTCGATGACTCTCATCTTCAGCTTCTTGTAAATGGTAAAGGCGTGCCCCCGGAATCGGGCATAGCCGATGGAGCCGAGGGTGACGGTCACAAGGAACGTGGAACAGCTTATGAACAGGATGAACTGCAGCACTTGCGCCAGCTGCTCGTCATTCTCCTCGCACTGGTCAGGTGTGAAGTTGGAGAGGGCCACGCCTCGTAGCTCCTGGGGAAACTCGCATTGCAGGTCTGAAAGTTGGGTTGCAAACGCTACATTGGTGGTGTTGGCCCAAGCCTGAAAGTCCCTCAGATTGCAGTCACAGTAGAAACGGTTCACTTTCAGGTCGATAACGCTGAGGGAGCGAAACACGTCTGGGTCCGGACTACTGAGGAGGTTGTAGGAGAGGTCCAGAAGCTTAAGGCTCAACGGaaacacatcctgtttaagatGTGTCAGAGAGTTATGGGACAGGTCCAAATAATTAAGAGATGTTAGGCCTTTAAAAATGCCCTTTGGTAGGGACTCCAGTTGATTAAAACTAAGGTACAAATTCTGTACTTTATTAAGATGGTCAAATAAATCTAGACACAGTCCCCTTCCCCATATTAACTGCAAAGCACTGTTGTGCAGGTAAAGTATTTCCAATTTGTTACTAGATGGTATTGAATTGTTTGAGTTATGGACACAAAATGAAAGGAAGTTATCGCCGAAATTGAGTACTACAGTATTGGGAAAGGTAGCCAATATGATGTACAAATCTTCCATATTCCTGAGTCGGTTATTATTTACCCTGATTGTGGTTGCACTGCTTGCGACATCCCCCAGTTTGTATAACAAACCGATTTTATTGTCGTCCAGGTGCAGCTCTTGCAGATTCGGCAAGTGTGCAAAGGTATAGACTGAGGTGAGGGAGTTTCCCGTGAGATCCAATGCAAGCAGATTGGACAATCCCGAGAATGAATTATGCTGAACTACACCAATGTGATTATTTGTCAAATCTAGCAATATTAGGTTAGGCAGATTCTGGAAAGTATGTTCGTAAATTTCTCCTATGAGATTATTGGAGAGGTTAAGCCTCTGCAAATGTGTAAGTCCAACAAACGCACCCTTCTCAAACTGATTAATTTTATTGCCTGCCAAAGACATGATCAGCACATCAGATAATGATCTGAACACCGCCCACTTTAAAATGTTGATAGAGTTTTTGGACAAATCGATGATTTCAATGCCACTGAATTTTAGAGGGTCAAAGGTGAATCTGTCTGGATTCTTGAAGTTGTTGAATCCATATCCTGAACCCATGTTATTTGAATAGAAAATCAGATGGTTGATCCTTGTGCCCATAATGGCAGAGAAGAACAGTGTTGCTTCTTCAGTTGTGAGTCCATTAAGAGATAAATCAAGGGTGTCAAACAACATGTTCTTAAAGGGGTTTCCGCAGTTTGTCCAGTTAAAATCTGACGGATTCATGTCAACAAGATGGACAGTGGATAATTTTAGATGTTGGAAATGTTTACCTTGAAAGGCAACTAAATCGCTCTCACATATAGATTTCATTCGGTTAATGGAGAGATCCAAAACACTGAGATTTGTCATATTTCTGAAGAACATAGCTGGTGTGAATTGCTTTATGTTGTTGCCAAAGAGGTTCAGCTCCTGAAGGGAGAGCAGAGACCACAGATAGTTGCCTGAAAGAATGCGCTCATCAAGGTCACAGTGCAACAGAACAAGAGTCCGGAGGTTTGACAGGCCCTGAAATGCATCCGTCTCAATCTGCATTCCCCTGTTGTCCCCCAAGTGAAGAAACGTTAGGTTGTACAGTCCTCTGAAAGTGTTATTCTTGATGACGAGACCTCTGACACGCTGTGATCCAAGGTCGAGATGCACAAGGCTCTCCAGGCCTATGAAAGAATCTTCACTGAGATTATGAAAGTAGTTTAAACTGAGGTCCACATGGGTGATGTGGGGGGGCAATGGTGGCACCTGTACTAAAGATCTTCCACTACAGTACGCCCAGTTCTTTTCTATTCTACATTGCTGTGAGCAGTTTTCCAGCAGAAGAAACATTAAAAACCCAAGTGATAAGATGGTTATTGCTGGTCTTCTGGTGGTCATCCTGGAATAAAATAAAAGTCAGAATGATGTGAAATTGTGTGGTAGTGCTGGCACCTTCTCAAACATTGCACAACAGAATGCCCATGCAGTGTCCATTTATCACGCAGAGCTGAGAATATTACATTGAGTTCTTAGTGGCCATCcaatattttaatttcaaagAGACTTGGGCAATGCTACATTTTCAATCTAAGCATCATAttgaatatttttaaaaacgtaTTTGGAGTTAGGCTAATGGTCTAATTATGGTCTAATATCGATAGCTGTTTGCTGTTCAACAGCAGTTAGATGTTACAAGCGTGCTTCCCGGCAGAGCGTAAACGTCCAGCAAACAGCCTAGATTATCAGATTGTGCCAATTAGACGTTGTCTTCATTTCAATATTCAATTTGACAATAACCCAAACTTCTGTTTCTGAATTAATGTGATGGGGTCGGGCAAAGACAATTGCCATTAAATAGCTGTATGACGAAGTTAGCAAATACCAAAGATAGCTTCCTCCACGACACTTTTGGGAGCATTACATTCTCTGCACATTCATATCAAAAGGGTCCTGTCAGAAGCTTGCGGGAAAAATAACATCTTCGATTGAGTCATGTTTGTTCTTCGCATTCATCCTCAGTTCATACGGACAAAGTTTGACAACGCCACGAATGCATTTTACACCACTAAACTTCACATATTAAATTCAACACACTTTATCGACACATACCTGAACGATTTTGTCCCAGTTTGTGATTTAGAAAATCCAGGGTGCCTTGCCTCACGTCGTGTAGCGCGACTGTAGGCTAAGCTTCTTCAGCCATTGGTGCCCAGCAACTTCCTCTCTGACAAGGTGTAGCCTATCCCATGTTTAAACAAACCACCGAGTTTTTAGACAATAGCTTAGTAAAAATGGCGCTCTCGCATTTTTTCTGTTTTAATTAAGTTCCATGTACTGTTTACACAGTTGTCTTCAAATATGTGTGGCAACGTGCGACAACTTTAATTCCAACATTGGACTtcgaataggcctactttgtataCAGTGATCCCCAACATAAGTCTTATCTAAATATTTAATATGAttaacaaggtgtgtgtgtgtgtgtgtgtgtgtgagagagagagagagagcttttgacataatataggcctattgttatagtGCAAAAGTCATAGGGCATGCATGCCTgcaaaatagattttttaaaaagt
The nucleotide sequence above comes from Alosa sapidissima isolate fAloSap1 chromosome 6, fAloSap1.pri, whole genome shotgun sequence. Encoded proteins:
- the LOC121711705 gene encoding toll-like receptor 5; the protein is MTTRRPAITILSLGFLMFLLLENCSQQCRIEKNWAYCSGRSLVQVPPLPPHITHVDLSLNYFHNLSEDSFIGLESLVHLDLGSQRVRGLVIKNNTFRGLYNLTFLHLGDNRGMQIETDAFQGLSNLRTLVLLHCDLDERILSGNYLWSLLSLQELNLFGNNIKQFTPAMFFRNMTNLSVLDLSINRMKSICESDLVAFQGKHFQHLKLSTVHLVDMNPSDFNWTNCGNPFKNMLFDTLDLSLNGLTTEEATLFFSAIMGTRINHLIFYSNNMGSGYGFNNFKNPDRFTFDPLKFSGIEIIDLSKNSINILKWAVFRSLSDVLIMSLAGNKINQFEKGAFVGLTHLQRLNLSNNLIGEIYEHTFQNLPNLILLDLTNNHIGVVQHNSFSGLSNLLALDLTGNSLTSVYTFAHLPNLQELHLDDNKIGLLYKLGDVASSATTIRVNNNRLRNMEDLYIILATFPNTVVLNFGDNFLSFCVHNSNNSIPSSNKLEILYLHNSALQLIWGRGLCLDLFDHLNKVQNLYLSFNQLESLPKGIFKGLTSLNYLDLSHNSLTHLKQDVFPLSLKLLDLSYNLLSSPDPDVFRSLSVIDLKVNRFYCDCNLRDFQAWANTTNVAFATQLSDLQCEFPQELRGVALSNFTPDQCEENDEQLAQVLQFILFISCSTFLVTVTLGSIGYARFRGHAFTIYKKLKMRVIEGKPQVPPQLDNLQYDVYLCFAENDFVWVESALLQRLDSQFAEHNQLRCCFEARDFIPGEDHLTNIRSAIWGSRKTLCVVSKEFLKDGWCLEAFMLAQRRMLEELKDVLVMVIVGSIPHFRLMKYEPIRAFVKNREYLQWPDDTQDIEWFFDRLIVKIFKDSKVKCPKGQKDGPDIELNAVRQVGT